The Methylomusa anaerophila genome has a segment encoding these proteins:
- a CDS encoding ABC transporter permease, translating into MAPNPELFRRIDFTHDTSYDIARPSTTYWQDAWRRLKENKMAMAGMVMILLITLLALFGPLFSKYSYSDQKLQFANQTPSAEHWFGTDNLGRDLFTRVLYGARISLSIGIVASILNFTIGVLYGGISGFFGGRVDSVMMRIIDVLYGIPLLLYVILLMVVMEPGLTNIFIALGFVYWLGMARIVRGQILALKELEYILAARLIGADSWRIILRHLIPNSMGPIIVTATLAIPEAIFTEAFLSFIGLGVSAPMASWGVLASEGVTSLRSYPFQLLFPALAISITMLSFNFLGDGLRDALDPRMRK; encoded by the coding sequence ATGGCGCCAAACCCTGAATTATTCCGTCGCATTGATTTTACCCATGATACATCCTATGATATTGCCCGCCCCAGCACCACATACTGGCAGGATGCCTGGCGCCGGCTAAAAGAGAATAAAATGGCGATGGCCGGTATGGTTATGATCCTCCTGATCACTCTGCTAGCCTTATTCGGACCATTGTTTTCAAAATATAGTTACTCTGACCAAAAACTTCAATTTGCCAACCAGACACCGTCAGCCGAGCACTGGTTTGGTACTGACAATCTTGGCCGCGATCTGTTCACCCGCGTACTGTACGGTGCCCGGATCTCTCTTTCCATCGGCATTGTTGCCAGCATACTCAACTTTACCATTGGCGTCCTATATGGTGGAATTTCCGGCTTTTTTGGCGGTCGCGTGGACAGTGTCATGATGAGGATTATCGATGTTCTTTACGGAATCCCGCTCCTTCTCTATGTAATACTGTTAATGGTCGTAATGGAACCGGGTTTAACTAATATTTTTATCGCCCTTGGTTTTGTTTACTGGTTAGGGATGGCCCGTATTGTCCGGGGACAAATACTGGCCCTGAAAGAATTGGAATATATATTAGCTGCCCGACTCATTGGCGCTGACTCCTGGCGTATTATCTTAAGGCATCTCATTCCCAACAGCATGGGACCGATTATTGTTACAGCGACGCTGGCCATTCCCGAGGCGATATTCACCGAAGCCTTCCTAAGCTTCATCGGCTTGGGGGTATCTGCTCCCATGGCCAGTTGGGGTGTACTCGCCTCCGAGGGTGTTACCAGTTTACGCTCCTACCCTTTCCAGCTTCTTTTCCCGGCTTTGGCAATCAGTATTACCATGCTGTCCTTCAACTTCCTGGGGGATGGATTACGCGACGCGCTTGACCCGCGCATGCGCAAGTAA
- a CDS encoding [Fe-Fe] hydrogenase large subunit C-terminal domain-containing protein yields the protein MSNIPPALKLNIRPRILFQVAKAAWEGKLFERQEDICRMIKAEFEDKTARQYVTNQIRIAMGLSPHDSDEIINDYDEEALMGMGSEPIVVANPDACRLCLEPRACEQHCPVGAISHDETGRLKIDHTRCLGDGTCIGVCEFGALAQKSQFVPLINLLKQHTHPVYASVAPAFAGQFGPGTTPGKLRTALLKLGFTDMVETALYADLVTIKEAFEFNDHVKTDRDFMITSCCCPIWIKLVENKFPELVVHISPSVSPMIASGRVIKTLEPEAKVVFIGPCVAKKSEALLPDLKGAIDYVLTFQELSTIFAAAAINPADETDEENATASWGGRLYGRTGGVSSAVAATLVKLVPRRAQSLKAIKVDGIPDCQKLLTEIKAGKIDANFIEGMACKGGCVGGPGRIIPSEEGTRCVNEYSILSHAQTPVENPHIYAVLARLGGVNIINGDGSNIPAMTGENPMAAILSRKLTTSPADAKALVLPG from the coding sequence ATGTCAAATATCCCTCCCGCATTAAAATTAAATATTAGACCGCGTATTCTATTCCAAGTAGCCAAAGCAGCCTGGGAAGGAAAACTGTTTGAACGCCAGGAAGACATTTGCCGTATGATCAAAGCTGAATTTGAAGATAAAACCGCCAGGCAATATGTGACCAACCAAATACGTATTGCTATGGGACTAAGTCCCCATGATTCTGACGAAATAATAAACGATTATGACGAAGAAGCTCTCATGGGTATGGGCAGCGAGCCTATTGTTGTCGCCAATCCTGACGCCTGCAGGTTATGCCTTGAACCGCGTGCCTGTGAACAGCATTGTCCTGTAGGAGCCATCAGTCATGATGAAACGGGCCGGCTAAAAATCGACCACACCCGGTGTCTCGGCGACGGTACCTGTATCGGCGTGTGTGAATTTGGCGCCCTTGCCCAGAAATCTCAATTTGTTCCCCTGATTAATCTTCTTAAACAGCATACTCACCCTGTTTATGCATCGGTAGCTCCCGCTTTCGCCGGTCAGTTTGGCCCGGGAACAACTCCCGGCAAACTCCGTACCGCTCTGTTAAAACTAGGTTTTACCGATATGGTTGAAACGGCGTTATATGCAGATCTGGTAACAATTAAAGAAGCGTTTGAATTTAATGACCATGTAAAGACAGATAGGGATTTTATGATCACAAGTTGCTGCTGCCCCATCTGGATCAAACTGGTGGAAAATAAATTCCCGGAGCTGGTCGTTCATATATCGCCTTCAGTTTCGCCCATGATTGCCTCCGGGCGGGTAATTAAAACCTTAGAGCCGGAAGCAAAAGTGGTATTTATCGGCCCCTGTGTGGCCAAAAAATCGGAAGCCTTGTTACCCGATTTAAAAGGAGCTATTGACTATGTACTGACATTCCAGGAACTCAGTACCATTTTTGCGGCGGCGGCTATAAACCCTGCCGATGAAACGGATGAAGAAAACGCCACTGCCTCCTGGGGGGGAAGATTATATGGCAGAACCGGCGGGGTAAGCTCGGCAGTGGCGGCCACCCTGGTTAAATTGGTGCCGCGCCGCGCCCAAAGCCTTAAAGCCATTAAAGTTGACGGAATACCTGACTGTCAAAAATTGCTTACAGAAATTAAAGCAGGGAAAATCGACGCCAACTTTATCGAAGGCATGGCTTGTAAAGGCGGCTGTGTCGGCGGGCCGGGCCGGATCATTCCTTCTGAGGAAGGTACCCGCTGCGTAAATGAATACAGCATCTTATCCCATGCCCAGACTCCGGTGGAAAACCCTCATATTTATGCCGTACTGGCCCGCTTAGGAGGAGTGAACATAATAAACGGGGACGGCAGCAATATTCCGGCAATGACCGGCGAGAACCCCATGGCAGCCATTTTGTCCCGCAAGCTTACTACATCCCCGGCTGATGCAAAGGCATTGGTTCTGCCCGGATAA
- a CDS encoding putative toxin-antitoxin system toxin component, PIN family has translation MGEKSNGLRVFVDSNILISAMHSTESLSRKLLLLVVEEHNLLICSYTISEVSHVIKKRFPNKFAEWERFLSLLEFELVYTPENPLTFPVPHIRDKKDIPILISAILAEPDALVTGDYDFHTDEIKEYFAVYTPAEFLRTFGGLA, from the coding sequence ATGGGCGAAAAGAGTAACGGGCTTCGTGTTTTCGTGGATTCCAATATTTTAATTTCAGCTATGCATTCAACAGAATCGTTATCCAGAAAACTATTGCTATTAGTTGTAGAAGAACACAATTTACTCATTTGCAGTTACACTATCTCTGAAGTTTCTCACGTTATTAAAAAACGGTTTCCCAACAAATTCGCAGAATGGGAACGGTTTCTGTCTTTACTCGAATTTGAATTAGTATACACTCCAGAGAACCCATTAACATTTCCTGTGCCACACATAAGAGATAAAAAAGATATCCCAATTTTGATATCTGCTATTTTAGCTGAGCCTGACGCACTTGTAACTGGCGACTATGATTTTCATACCGATGAAATTAAAGAGTATTTTGCAGTTTATACTCCTGCCGAATTTTTAAGAACTTTTGGCGGTCTTGCGTAG
- a CDS encoding AbrB/MazE/SpoVT family DNA-binding domain-containing protein: protein MNIEVSRITSKGQITIPKAIRERLNLAEGDKVAFIEDETGKIIIIKSSAIALREFLDSMSKEVQAKGITEKELLDDLEQVREEMWNGRKE, encoded by the coding sequence ATGAATATTGAAGTTTCAAGAATAACATCAAAAGGCCAAATCACCATCCCGAAGGCGATCCGTGAGCGGTTAAATCTGGCTGAAGGTGATAAAGTTGCTTTTATTGAAGATGAGACTGGTAAAATTATCATAATTAAGTCTAGTGCAATTGCCTTGCGTGAGTTTCTTGACTCTATGAGTAAGGAAGTCCAAGCTAAAGGAATTACGGAAAAAGAACTACTCGATGACTTGGAGCAGGTCCGGGAGGAAATGTGGAATGGGCGAAAAGAGTAA
- a CDS encoding DUF896 domain-containing protein — translation MITPEVIARINELARKSRESCLTEEERTEQSHLRRLYIDHIKAQVKASLDCIEIQDQHSPDCDCGCKKDPQKH, via the coding sequence ATGATCACGCCGGAAGTAATCGCCAGAATTAACGAATTGGCGCGCAAAAGCCGTGAAAGCTGTTTGACGGAAGAGGAACGTACCGAACAGTCGCATTTAAGGCGTTTGTATATTGATCATATTAAAGCTCAGGTTAAAGCCAGTTTAGACTGCATTGAAATCCAGGACCAACACAGCCCTGACTGTGACTGTGGTTGCAAGAAAGACCCGCAAAAGCACTAA
- a CDS encoding peptide ABC transporter substrate-binding protein gives MSWKKLCLVMLVVLMFASLLAGCGRTTTGKPDAKYLRFCIGSEPETLDPRKSTGTPESTVESQIFEGLAALDSKEIPVPAAAERWEISPDGLKYKFYIRQNAKWSNGDPVTAHDFEYAWKETLRPEFASKYAIQLYYLKNGEAYNTGKATADQVGVKALDDKTLEVTLEAPTPYFLSLTTFHTYYPVNKKIVSANEKWASDVNTLIGNGPFKIANWTHNSKIELVKNENYWDIGKVKMEKLDLIITDNAATALSMFENGQVDFIDQPYPPAAEVPRLKQENKLQVFPYLGTYYYSFNNNAAPTDNPKVRKALSLAIDRDAIVKNITKTEEIAATAWIPPGLTDAKPGEDFRKVGGDFVKYDVETAKKLLAEAGYPDGKGFPVLTVIYNTDDRHKAIAEAIQEMWKKNLGINVTLSNQEWKVFINNRQTGNYQIARHGWIGDYPDPMTFLDLFIIGSGNNDPQYKNPEYDKLVKLAQSTNDQTIRMKAMHDAEKLLMDEAVLAPIYFYTFPAVVKPNVKGVIRSITHTTYLKEAYLE, from the coding sequence ATGTCCTGGAAAAAACTATGTTTGGTGATGCTGGTTGTGTTAATGTTTGCATCACTTCTGGCCGGTTGCGGCAGAACCACAACCGGGAAACCGGACGCTAAATATCTCCGTTTTTGTATAGGCTCCGAGCCGGAAACCCTGGACCCCCGCAAATCCACCGGTACCCCGGAATCCACTGTTGAATCCCAAATCTTTGAAGGCCTGGCTGCTCTGGACAGCAAAGAAATCCCTGTCCCGGCTGCTGCCGAGCGTTGGGAAATTTCCCCGGACGGGCTTAAATACAAATTCTACATTCGCCAAAATGCCAAGTGGTCTAACGGCGATCCTGTAACGGCCCATGATTTTGAATACGCTTGGAAAGAAACCTTACGGCCTGAATTTGCCAGCAAATATGCCATTCAATTGTATTATCTCAAAAACGGCGAAGCTTATAACACAGGCAAGGCGACTGCCGATCAAGTAGGCGTAAAAGCACTTGACGACAAAACCCTTGAAGTTACATTGGAAGCTCCTACTCCCTATTTTCTTTCCTTAACCACCTTCCATACCTACTATCCGGTTAATAAAAAGATAGTTTCCGCCAATGAAAAATGGGCCTCCGATGTTAATACTCTTATTGGTAACGGTCCTTTCAAAATTGCCAACTGGACACACAATTCCAAGATTGAATTAGTAAAAAATGAAAATTACTGGGATATTGGGAAAGTCAAAATGGAAAAACTGGATCTTATCATAACTGACAATGCTGCCACTGCTCTTTCCATGTTTGAAAACGGTCAGGTTGACTTCATTGATCAACCGTATCCACCTGCCGCGGAAGTCCCTCGTTTAAAGCAAGAAAACAAACTGCAAGTCTTCCCCTACCTGGGAACCTACTACTACAGCTTTAACAACAACGCCGCTCCCACTGACAATCCCAAAGTGCGTAAAGCGTTGTCGCTGGCTATTGACCGTGATGCTATTGTAAAGAATATTACCAAAACTGAAGAAATAGCGGCTACGGCTTGGATTCCCCCCGGACTGACTGATGCCAAACCGGGCGAAGATTTCCGCAAGGTAGGAGGAGACTTCGTAAAATATGACGTTGAAACAGCCAAGAAACTATTGGCTGAAGCCGGTTACCCTGATGGAAAAGGATTTCCTGTTCTCACTGTGATTTATAATACTGACGACCGCCATAAAGCTATTGCTGAAGCCATTCAGGAAATGTGGAAGAAAAACCTGGGTATCAACGTAACCCTTTCCAACCAAGAGTGGAAAGTATTCATTAACAACCGGCAAACCGGCAACTACCAAATTGCCCGGCATGGCTGGATTGGCGACTATCCGGATCCCATGACCTTCCTGGACCTGTTTATTATTGGCAGCGGCAACAATGATCCGCAGTACAAAAATCCTGAATATGACAAGCTGGTTAAACTGGCTCAATCGACGAACGACCAGACCATACGCATGAAAGCCATGCATGATGCTGAAAAACTATTGATGGACGAAGCAGTCCTGGCGCCAATCTACTTCTACACCTTCCCGGCGGTTGTAAAGCCGAACGTCAAAGGAGTTATCCGCTCCATAACTCATACCACTTACTTAAAAGAAGCCTATCTGGAGTAA
- a CDS encoding ABC transporter ATP-binding protein: MSKVLLDVQNLTKYFVAKRSLFGKAESYVKAVESISFQVIKGETLGLVGETGCGKSTIGRTVAGLYSPTSGQVLFNGGNVHAAIRGSNPLAMRRRIQMIFQDPYASLNPRMTVGDIVGEPIDIHGLATGGARMDRIYHLLKKVGLNPEHASRFPHEFSGGQRQRIGIARALAVDPEFIVCDEPISALDVSIQAQVVNLLQELQEQFGLTYLFIAHDLSMVKHISRRVAVMYLGSLVELADCDELYKKPQHPYTQALLSAIPIPDPAVELDRKRIILEGDVPSPINPPSGCKFRTRCRYVMPKCSEEIPQLISQNEHHVACHLINK; this comes from the coding sequence ATGAGTAAAGTTTTGCTCGATGTACAAAACCTGACCAAATATTTTGTTGCCAAACGCTCCCTTTTCGGCAAAGCGGAATCTTACGTAAAAGCGGTTGAAAGCATATCCTTTCAAGTAATAAAAGGTGAAACCCTTGGCCTGGTGGGTGAGACCGGGTGCGGCAAATCGACCATTGGCCGTACGGTGGCAGGGCTCTACTCTCCCACTTCCGGCCAGGTGCTGTTTAACGGGGGCAACGTTCACGCCGCAATTCGCGGCTCAAACCCTTTAGCCATGCGCCGCAGGATTCAGATGATTTTCCAAGATCCCTACGCGTCATTAAACCCGCGAATGACTGTTGGCGATATTGTCGGTGAACCAATTGACATCCACGGACTGGCAACGGGCGGCGCAAGAATGGATCGCATTTATCACCTGCTGAAAAAAGTAGGTCTTAACCCGGAACACGCCAGCCGTTTCCCCCATGAATTCAGCGGCGGTCAGCGGCAGCGTATCGGTATTGCCCGCGCTTTGGCCGTTGATCCCGAATTTATCGTCTGTGATGAACCCATTTCGGCCTTGGACGTTTCTATCCAGGCGCAGGTAGTCAACCTGCTGCAGGAATTGCAAGAACAGTTTGGTTTGACCTATCTTTTTATCGCTCACGATCTGTCAATGGTCAAACACATCAGCCGCCGGGTTGCTGTTATGTACCTCGGCTCCCTGGTAGAACTGGCCGACTGCGACGAGCTCTATAAAAAACCGCAGCACCCTTATACCCAGGCCCTGCTCTCTGCCATTCCCATCCCGGACCCGGCGGTCGAACTGGACCGTAAACGTATCATCCTGGAGGGCGACGTTCCCAGCCCGATAAACCCGCCAAGCGGGTGTAAATTCCGCACTCGCTGCCGTTACGTTATGCCGAAATGCTCCGAGGAAATTCCTCAACTCATATCACAAAATGAACACCATGTTGCTTGTCATTTAATCAATAAATAG
- a CDS encoding ABC transporter permease, whose translation MLQYTINRFVSMLVVLLVIITATFILMHSIPGGPFTAERTLPEAVLKNINERYHLNDPLWKQYTDYLTNIMQGDLGPSFKYENRTVNQIIAEGFPVSAELGALTVAIALIAGIPAGILAALFQNRWPDYATMFLATIGVSVPNFILATLFIYVFALKLELLPAAMWGGFEYMILPACSLAGLSTAFVARLVRSTMLEVMSQDYIRTARAKGLSAFLVVYRHALKNTLIPVVTYLGPQIAMIFTGSFVIETIFAIPGLGRHFVTSIYNRDYTVILGITVFYSALLVFLNFLVDIAYMFLDPRIKLDNKEEN comes from the coding sequence TTGCTGCAGTATACCATTAACAGATTTGTTTCCATGCTGGTAGTTTTGTTAGTAATCATTACCGCTACATTCATTCTCATGCATTCTATCCCGGGCGGTCCGTTTACGGCAGAGCGTACATTACCTGAAGCAGTTTTAAAAAACATTAACGAACGTTATCATCTGAATGATCCTTTGTGGAAGCAATACACCGACTATCTTACCAACATCATGCAAGGCGACTTGGGACCTTCTTTTAAATACGAAAACCGTACAGTCAATCAAATTATTGCTGAAGGTTTTCCAGTTTCCGCCGAATTAGGTGCGCTGACTGTAGCCATCGCACTAATTGCCGGCATTCCGGCGGGAATCCTTGCCGCTTTGTTCCAAAACCGCTGGCCGGATTATGCCACTATGTTCCTGGCTACTATTGGCGTCTCGGTGCCAAACTTCATATTAGCCACGCTCTTTATATATGTATTTGCCCTGAAACTGGAGCTTCTTCCCGCCGCAATGTGGGGAGGATTTGAATATATGATTCTGCCGGCCTGTTCTTTGGCTGGCTTATCAACTGCTTTTGTTGCCCGCTTGGTACGTTCAACAATGCTGGAAGTTATGTCACAAGATTACATTCGCACTGCCCGGGCTAAAGGGCTTTCCGCATTCCTGGTCGTCTACCGCCACGCTCTCAAGAATACCCTCATCCCGGTCGTTACTTACCTTGGGCCGCAAATCGCAATGATTTTTACCGGTAGCTTTGTCATCGAAACAATCTTTGCCATACCCGGTCTGGGAAGGCATTTTGTAACAAGCATTTACAACCGTGACTACACTGTAATTTTAGGAATAACGGTGTTTTACAGTGCCCTGCTGGTCTTCCTCAATTTCTTGGTTGACATTGCTTATATGTTCCTTGATCCAAGAATTAAATTAGACAATAAGGAGGAAAACTGA
- a CDS encoding ABC transporter ATP-binding protein codes for MEAVLSVENLKVVFNTYAGKVQAVNDVSFTLGKGEVLGIVGESGCGKSVTASSLMGLIPSPPGEIAGGRIMFKGKDIAKMAEKELRSIRGNDISMIFQDPMTSLNPVLTVGLQLGETFMLHQKMSKKQALAKAVDMLRLVGIPAPESRISQYPHQMSGGMRQRVMIAMALACNPKVLIADEPTTALDVTIQAQIMDLMKNLNRQLATSIILITHDLGVVAGICHRVMVMYAGKIVEMAPLKELYANPQHPYTWSLLRSVPRLDVKKSCLESIAGQPPDLLAPPPGCAFMPRCRFAMEICKQPPELAAIGPAHTCRCWLVNESSPYTPASLFKEGEPA; via the coding sequence ATGGAAGCAGTCTTATCTGTTGAAAACTTGAAAGTAGTATTTAACACCTATGCCGGGAAAGTGCAGGCCGTCAATGATGTGAGCTTTACCTTGGGAAAAGGTGAAGTGCTTGGCATTGTCGGCGAGTCGGGCTGCGGCAAAAGCGTTACGGCCAGTTCCCTGATGGGTCTAATCCCCTCGCCTCCGGGCGAAATAGCCGGCGGCCGAATTATGTTCAAGGGCAAAGATATCGCAAAAATGGCGGAAAAAGAGTTGCGGTCCATCCGTGGCAATGATATCAGCATGATCTTCCAGGATCCCATGACTTCATTAAACCCGGTGCTGACTGTAGGTCTTCAGCTGGGAGAAACCTTCATGCTTCATCAAAAAATGAGCAAAAAACAGGCGCTGGCAAAAGCGGTGGATATGCTGCGGCTGGTGGGCATTCCCGCCCCTGAATCCCGGATTTCCCAGTACCCCCACCAAATGAGCGGCGGTATGCGGCAACGGGTTATGATTGCCATGGCTCTCGCCTGCAATCCCAAAGTCCTTATTGCCGACGAACCCACAACCGCTCTTGACGTTACCATACAGGCCCAGATTATGGACCTGATGAAAAATCTTAACCGCCAATTGGCTACTTCCATTATCCTTATTACTCATGATCTTGGCGTGGTGGCAGGCATCTGTCACCGGGTTATGGTCATGTACGCCGGTAAAATAGTGGAAATGGCGCCGCTGAAAGAACTTTATGCCAACCCGCAGCATCCGTACACCTGGAGCTTGCTCCGCTCGGTACCGCGCCTTGATGTGAAAAAAAGCTGTCTGGAGTCGATTGCCGGTCAACCGCCAGACCTTTTGGCGCCGCCGCCGGGCTGCGCCTTTATGCCGCGTTGCCGCTTCGCCATGGAGATATGTAAGCAACCGCCGGAGCTGGCTGCTATTGGGCCAGCTCACACTTGCCGCTGCTGGCTGGTCAATGAAAGCTCACCCTATACTCCTGCCAGCCTGTTTAAGGAGGGTGAACCGGCATGA
- a CDS encoding DUF1540 domain-containing protein: MSNPLVKCTVDQCTHYMPGDQCVAAKISVYNDEMKSNSRMKEETLCKSFHPRKTMGDMLGAFHNANVGGTVSAAFVDGTQLTPAVECFVNPCKYWQHGNYCNAEHIHVAGLNASKTADTDCETFEAK, from the coding sequence ATGTCAAATCCACTAGTTAAATGTACAGTCGATCAGTGCACCCACTATATGCCGGGAGATCAGTGCGTGGCCGCGAAGATAAGTGTATATAACGATGAGATGAAAAGCAATTCCAGGATGAAGGAAGAAACCTTGTGCAAGTCTTTTCACCCCAGAAAGACCATGGGAGATATGTTAGGCGCGTTCCATAACGCCAACGTCGGCGGCACAGTGTCGGCGGCATTTGTGGATGGAACACAACTCACGCCGGCTGTAGAATGTTTTGTAAATCCGTGTAAATACTGGCAGCACGGCAATTATTGCAATGCCGAACATATTCACGTTGCCGGACTCAACGCATCCAAAACTGCAGATACGGACTGTGAAACCTTTGAAGCGAAGTAG
- a CDS encoding helix-turn-helix domain-containing protein, with translation MKHKPKLKELIIQAQNGNTEATAQLVFRLSPLVRKYSRQLGYDEACSDLVTWIVEAIHRYQPSTMGKKGKLERGFSTNPAEEK, from the coding sequence TTGAAGCATAAGCCAAAATTAAAGGAACTGATCATTCAAGCCCAAAACGGTAATACCGAAGCTACAGCCCAACTGGTTTTCCGTCTTAGTCCTCTTGTGAGGAAATATAGCCGCCAATTGGGTTACGATGAAGCCTGTTCTGATCTGGTGACATGGATAGTGGAAGCAATTCACCGTTACCAGCCAAGTACCATGGGGAAAAAAGGCAAACTGGAGAGAGGTTTCTCAACCAATCCGGCGGAGGAGAAATAA
- a CDS encoding sigma-70 family RNA polymerase sigma factor: MAWFVTGLYHETIRLAKKYKRLREHELLILNDFLSRSTEGETMEMIDGVAATNDISVETEDSVFLQEALSLLTSQQQKIITATILEERPEHEII, translated from the coding sequence ATGGCTTGGTTTGTAACTGGCCTGTATCACGAAACCATCAGACTGGCAAAGAAATACAAGCGTTTGCGAGAGCATGAGCTACTTATCCTTAACGACTTTCTTAGTCGAAGTACTGAAGGTGAGACGATGGAGATGATTGATGGCGTAGCAGCTACCAATGATATCTCTGTAGAAACAGAGGATTCGGTATTCCTCCAGGAAGCGCTCTCGTTGTTGACGTCGCAGCAGCAAAAAATTATTACGGCAACAATCTTGGAAGAACGACCAGAACACGAGATAATATAA
- a CDS encoding copper amine oxidase N-terminal domain-containing protein — MNKKWSIIIGSIILISIFITGVFADSPIKLIVNGQEIKPDAAPQIINGNTMVPISWVAKALGADVKWDKQNNAVNITRPYFVSNQAEAEAKLYPFQNINGMYRGFILEVKGERKYFAWENVTNPTYAPELLFADINQDSEKELIILLTTGTGTGVHKEDIHVINPGMLTEIAVESPADIVKQNINTKMQSDGDNMVIQIITGGKETTIIKEKEYSCSWFNNVAFGSICHYEVINNKLIVRIPAQVSPGSFVGEIQATYIFENGKYRANTINFTKTDY; from the coding sequence TTGAATAAGAAATGGTCAATTATTATCGGTTCTATTATTCTGATTAGTATCTTCATTACTGGGGTTTTTGCCGACAGTCCAATAAAGCTTATTGTTAACGGCCAAGAAATCAAACCGGATGCTGCACCGCAAATCATTAATGGCAATACGATGGTTCCTATCAGCTGGGTAGCGAAAGCATTGGGCGCTGATGTTAAGTGGGATAAGCAAAACAATGCTGTTAATATAACCAGACCATATTTTGTTTCTAACCAAGCGGAAGCTGAGGCCAAATTATATCCCTTTCAAAATATAAATGGAATGTATAGAGGCTTTATTTTAGAGGTTAAAGGGGAACGTAAATATTTTGCTTGGGAAAATGTTACCAACCCTACCTATGCTCCCGAACTTCTTTTCGCTGATATTAACCAAGATAGTGAAAAAGAATTGATTATACTCTTAACTACTGGAACAGGAACAGGAGTTCATAAAGAAGACATTCATGTAATAAACCCTGGTATGCTTACAGAGATTGCTGTAGAAAGTCCGGCTGATATTGTTAAACAGAATATAAATACTAAGATGCAAAGTGATGGCGACAACATGGTCATACAAATCATAACGGGCGGTAAAGAAACAACGATTATTAAAGAAAAAGAATATAGCTGCAGTTGGTTCAATAATGTAGCTTTTGGTAGTATTTGTCATTATGAAGTGATTAATAATAAATTGATAGTCAGAATTCCGGCACAAGTGTCTCCAGGGAGTTTTGTTGGGGAAATTCAAGCTACGTATATTTTTGAAAACGGTAAATACAGGGCGAACACCATTAATTTTACAAAAACTGATTATTAA